The following are from one region of the Phormidium sp. PBR-2020 genome:
- the petD gene encoding cytochrome b6-f complex subunit IV, protein MSTLKKPDLSDPKLRAKLAQGMGHNYYGEPAWPNDLLYVFPVVILGTLACVVGLAVLDPAMIGEPANPFATPLEILPEWYLYPVFQILRVVPNKLLGIGLQTLIPLGLMLIPFIENVNKFQNPFRRPVATSMFMFGTLVTLWLGIGATLPIDKSLSFGLF, encoded by the coding sequence ATGTCTACTTTGAAAAAGCCGGATCTTAGCGATCCTAAACTCCGTGCCAAACTGGCCCAGGGGATGGGTCATAACTACTACGGCGAACCCGCTTGGCCCAACGACCTCCTCTATGTGTTCCCGGTGGTCATCCTGGGAACCTTGGCTTGTGTCGTCGGTTTAGCCGTTCTCGACCCCGCCATGATTGGGGAACCCGCCAATCCCTTTGCCACACCTCTGGAAATTCTGCCGGAATGGTATCTCTATCCCGTCTTCCAGATTCTGCGTGTGGTTCCCAACAAACTTTTGGGAATTGGTCTACAAACCCTGATTCCTCTGGGTCTGATGTTGATTCCCTTTATTGAGAACGTCAACAAATTCCAAAACCCCTTCCGCCGGCCCGTGGCCACCTCCATGTTCATGTTTGGAACCCTGGTCACCCTCTGGTTAGGAATTGGGGCTACCCTTCCCATTGATAAATCTCTCAGCTTTGGTCTTTTCTAA